Proteins from one Bacteroidota bacterium genomic window:
- a CDS encoding SPOR domain-containing protein, whose translation MRLIFSNIVLFLLSYCLVFGQETQNFEESEIFYQLQKCDSSKTKVSIYQEEDLHVLVNKHIKLNKKKNTISGYRIQIYSGSGHDARKNARKAQSKFLAKYPNEKTYLIYHQPYFKIRIGDYRTKNEGFHFYKTILNDFPEAYFVIENNMNYPKLVEKSEE comes from the coding sequence ATGAGATTAATTTTCAGCAATATAGTTTTGTTTTTGTTGTCATATTGCTTAGTTTTTGGACAAGAAACTCAAAACTTTGAAGAGAGCGAAATTTTTTATCAACTACAAAAATGCGATAGTTCAAAAACTAAAGTATCAATTTATCAAGAAGAAGATTTGCATGTACTTGTAAATAAGCATATAAAACTAAATAAAAAAAAGAATACCATATCGGGCTACCGAATTCAAATCTATTCTGGTTCGGGACACGATGCAAGAAAAAATGCAAGAAAAGCTCAATCGAAATTTCTTGCAAAATATCCGAACGAAAAAACATATTTAATTTATCATCAGCCATATTTCAAAATTCGGATTGGCGACTATAGAACTAAAAACGAAGGCTTTCATTTTTATAAAACAATTTTGAATGATTTTCCTGAAGCATATTTTGTTATTGAAAACAATATGAATTATCCGAAATTAGTAGAAAAATCTGAAGAATAG
- a CDS encoding sodium:solute symporter, protein MSVKIIVLAAYALMIIIVGVIGLRKTKSFNDFFLGGGNVGPWFTAFSYATAYFSAVVFIGFAGKVGWGFGYSGIWIGIINGLVGVLAVWAILGWKVKKVSTEMGISTLSEFLDKRYNSPFLKIFASVAIFVFLIPYSAAVFIGLSYLFKSTFPDLGYVNAVIFIAIFTTIYLVLGGYKSMTLIDTIFGIIMIIGVLIMIYFTLDKAGGLSVITSTLNEINPKLTSAIGPPGWWPLFSLIFLTSVAPFAMPQLIQKFYAVKDRKAIRVGMIGSSVFAVLLGVIAYFMGSTTRFFAKTGQMKIISNADGSLNVDALMPELLTSVIPESLFIIILLVLLSASMSTLAALILVSSSSLVKDFYAGFINKNVTDKKLTLLMRFGSAFFVLLSALIAINPPETIVSILGISWGAIGSAFLGPFIWGLFSKKVNKVGAIASMVGGVAICLILFIYGMSSPQAGTIGMISSLAINPIFSLFFTKKTNSFK, encoded by the coding sequence ATGTCAGTAAAAATAATTGTACTTGCCGCATATGCACTAATGATAATAATTGTTGGTGTAATTGGATTAAGAAAAACCAAATCGTTTAACGACTTTTTTCTTGGAGGCGGAAATGTGGGACCTTGGTTTACTGCATTTTCATATGCAACCGCTTATTTTTCGGCAGTAGTTTTTATTGGTTTTGCAGGCAAAGTTGGCTGGGGTTTTGGCTACTCTGGAATTTGGATTGGAATTATCAACGGACTTGTAGGAGTGCTTGCAGTATGGGCAATTCTAGGATGGAAAGTAAAAAAAGTAAGCACCGAAATGGGCATCTCAACCCTTAGCGAATTTCTTGATAAAAGATACAATAGTCCATTTTTGAAAATTTTTGCATCTGTTGCAATTTTTGTATTTTTAATTCCATATTCCGCAGCAGTTTTCATTGGACTTTCCTATTTATTTAAGTCAACATTTCCGGATTTGGGTTACGTAAATGCTGTAATTTTTATTGCAATTTTCACAACTATTTATCTTGTATTGGGTGGCTATAAGTCTATGACATTGATTGATACAATTTTTGGAATTATTATGATTATTGGCGTTTTGATTATGATATATTTCACATTAGATAAAGCAGGTGGACTTTCTGTAATTACATCAACACTTAATGAAATAAATCCAAAATTAACATCGGCAATTGGGCCTCCCGGCTGGTGGCCATTGTTTTCGTTAATATTTTTGACAAGCGTTGCACCTTTTGCTATGCCTCAATTGATTCAAAAATTCTATGCTGTTAAAGACCGAAAAGCAATTCGTGTCGGAATGATTGGCTCATCTGTTTTTGCAGTTTTGCTTGGTGTAATTGCATATTTTATGGGCTCTACAACCAGATTTTTTGCCAAAACCGGACAAATGAAAATCATAAGTAATGCTGATGGTAGCCTCAACGTTGATGCACTTATGCCTGAACTTTTGACTTCTGTAATCCCGGAGTCTCTATTTATAATTATTTTACTTGTATTGCTATCTGCATCTATGTCAACACTTGCTGCATTAATTTTAGTTTCAAGTTCTTCTTTAGTGAAAGATTTTTATGCAGGATTCATAAACAAAAATGTTACAGACAAAAAGCTTACACTTTTGATGCGTTTTGGAAGTGCCTTTTTTGTTTTATTATCTGCACTGATTGCAATAAATCCGCCCGAAACAATAGTTTCAATTTTAGGAATTTCGTGGGGGGCAATAGGTTCTGCATTTTTAGGTCCATTTATTTGGGGGCTTTTCAGCAAAAAAGTGAATAAAGTTGGAGCAATTGCATCAATGGTTGGCGGAGTAGCAATATGTTTGATTTTATTTATTTACGGAATGTCATCGCCTCAAGCAGGAACAATAGGGATGATATCTTCATTAGCAATAAATCCTATATTTAGTTTGTTTTTTACAAAAAAGACCAATAGTTTTAAATAG
- a CDS encoding 5'-nucleotidase, lipoprotein e(P4) family: protein MNRFIILSVLLIFATFSCKRVAIKNKNSDENITLKNDENYSSDYLLQSTLWYQKSAEMQAIYHQNFNLAKLVFNNKLAENKSQKPKAIVVDIDETMLDNSPYEANLIKTNTSYTKKTWNEWCKLKIAKALPGAVDFTNFVKSKGVEVFYISNRYESSVEASMENMKTLNFPFIDKNHFLFKNKISSKTERRNKVAQNYEIVMLLGDNLADFAGIFENRSEYFGFNIVDENKYLFGNKYFIFPNPMYGSWEKAVFGGSMKFSAEEKDSLRKTNLIGY from the coding sequence ATGAATAGATTTATTATTTTATCTGTATTGCTGATTTTTGCTACCTTTTCGTGCAAACGAGTAGCTATTAAAAACAAGAATTCCGATGAAAATATCACCTTAAAAAATGACGAAAATTACTCGTCAGATTATCTTTTGCAATCGACTTTATGGTATCAAAAATCGGCTGAAATGCAGGCAATTTATCATCAGAATTTCAATTTAGCCAAACTTGTTTTTAATAATAAACTTGCCGAAAACAAAAGTCAAAAACCAAAAGCTATTGTTGTTGATATTGATGAAACTATGCTTGACAATAGCCCATATGAAGCCAATTTGATAAAAACAAATACCAGTTATACAAAAAAAACATGGAACGAATGGTGCAAGCTCAAAATTGCAAAAGCCTTGCCTGGAGCAGTCGATTTTACAAATTTTGTAAAATCTAAAGGTGTTGAGGTGTTTTACATTTCAAATCGCTACGAAAGTTCGGTGGAAGCAAGCATGGAAAATATGAAAACTCTGAATTTTCCGTTCATCGACAAAAACCATTTTCTGTTTAAAAATAAAATTAGCAGTAAAACCGAAAGGAGAAATAAAGTTGCACAGAATTATGAAATAGTTATGCTTCTCGGAGATAATCTTGCTGATTTCGCAGGAATATTCGAAAATCGAAGCGAATATTTTGGTTTTAACATTGTTGATGAAAATAAGTATTTGTTTGGCAACAAATATTTCATTTTTCCAAATCCAATGTATGGTTCGTGGGAAAAGGCAGTTTTTGGTGGCAGCATGAAATTTTCGGCAGAAGAAAAAGATAGTTTGCGGAAAACTAATTTGATTGGATATTAA
- a CDS encoding T9SS type A sorting domain-containing protein: protein MKKIVSKIALICLVIAFSVNSFGQAFNVTETSLETPNITLIYQSDILDGTDVADTLFLQDYSNEVWNGEIKFIGINGANSSTGKIVITNENVGEPLTILSNNSPTADYIVHFENCKNFEFIGRGDVSDPYGIIIDCKNGVVGVNGILLKGFSDNYIIDGIEITHSTGSPATTAGDHTGCGIKSDNYWYDENDDTEMSFWGPYRYNSQSYVAGYTIENVEIKNCKIHDIGGTGILLGDPNNQTTTVGDYTIYRHGFTDLKIHDNIIEDLGDDGIKVGDDSLDVFIYKNKIKDFGGQISSKGINIGQSSWDVEVYSNQIEDGVGYGIYSKATGELYLYNNLIVEPSSKAIYLNTWFGGNLNYDNGIFIYHNTIVEPGNDAIYFNHKVSNNNDIFYNIIVCAYDAVDYHSGENFIPETPVFYSLNRNFITSTLADVEFRDPANSDYNLKAFSPCNDSAATDFNGSFEIDEDFDGTTKPSYHGSDVGAYESYYLSWSHGTIGSDKHTLEIPNSSTDVLKVNISNNTQVELVATEDYIGVFYTNDDGKLSCGGCAAWPSSGDLSLEAFKDNSGQEPKYGFTEEEEFIWLVYDASSETEFTAHPIWDSGEEKYANGQTSYLDKLKVSHQEIDFDQTWSIISSYIKPLYPQLEFVTKDIEPWLDRMFTYDNGSDTEVEYEPSSSTNDIGDIVVGEGYKIRMTDITKTLDIYGEKVETDYEFDIIKTYDIIGFLRITAGDVEDMFSDYVPDDIDWIKNEDGYIYWPDYSINQISDMEAGEGYTTAIKSGGSTITDFSYPWTATKSYSLPREKQETIVYTDYYKTYYSMGVVILPEAWDVYPEVGDEIGVFDSNNNLCGSAVYEGGITIFLSHGDDKDSDIKEGLNENEPITIKVYSALTNIERIFEVESWELGDGTFEVNKNCVANKIVETKPENNILFPVSPNPANDLVRLSFYLCEEGFVDISICDIQGSVVSNLISKDLEKGYYSYTNQINNLNSGYYIIKYFFADKIHTQKLSVIKL, encoded by the coding sequence ATGAAAAAAATTGTAAGTAAAATAGCATTAATATGCTTAGTAATAGCATTTTCTGTAAATTCCTTTGGACAAGCTTTTAATGTAACTGAAACTTCTCTAGAAACACCCAATATAACATTAATTTACCAATCGGATATACTAGATGGCACTGATGTAGCTGATACTCTTTTTCTACAAGATTATAGCAATGAAGTATGGAATGGAGAAATCAAATTTATTGGGATTAATGGTGCTAATTCATCAACCGGGAAAATCGTAATTACAAATGAAAATGTAGGAGAACCACTCACAATATTGAGTAATAATTCACCTACAGCCGATTATATTGTTCATTTCGAAAATTGCAAAAATTTTGAGTTTATTGGTAGAGGAGATGTTTCTGATCCTTATGGGATAATAATTGATTGTAAGAATGGTGTAGTTGGCGTAAATGGAATTCTCCTAAAAGGATTTTCTGATAACTATATTATCGATGGAATTGAAATAACTCACTCTACAGGCTCTCCGGCAACAACTGCAGGTGACCATACTGGATGTGGAATAAAATCGGATAATTATTGGTATGATGAAAATGATGATACAGAAATGTCCTTTTGGGGACCATATCGCTACAATTCTCAAAGTTATGTAGCAGGATATACAATTGAAAATGTTGAAATAAAAAATTGTAAAATCCATGATATTGGAGGGACTGGTATTTTGCTTGGTGATCCAAACAACCAAACAACAACTGTGGGAGATTATACAATTTATCGACATGGTTTCACCGATTTAAAAATACATGACAACATAATTGAAGACTTGGGAGATGATGGAATTAAAGTTGGAGACGACAGTCTTGATGTTTTTATTTACAAGAATAAAATAAAAGATTTTGGTGGACAGATATCATCAAAAGGAATAAACATTGGTCAAAGTTCATGGGACGTGGAGGTATATTCAAATCAGATTGAAGATGGTGTTGGTTATGGAATTTATTCGAAAGCAACTGGTGAATTATATCTATACAATAACTTAATAGTTGAACCAAGTAGTAAAGCAATTTACTTAAATACATGGTTTGGTGGCAATCTAAATTATGATAATGGAATATTTATTTATCATAATACCATTGTTGAACCTGGAAATGATGCAATATATTTTAATCATAAAGTATCGAACAATAATGATATCTTTTATAATATAATTGTTTGTGCCTATGATGCGGTTGATTATCATAGTGGTGAAAATTTCATACCAGAAACCCCAGTTTTTTACAGCTTAAATAGAAATTTTATTACTTCGACTCTTGCAGATGTAGAATTTAGAGACCCTGCTAACTCAGATTATAATTTAAAAGCATTTTCGCCATGTAACGATTCGGCAGCAACTGATTTTAATGGGAGTTTTGAAATTGATGAAGATTTTGATGGAACTACAAAACCATCTTATCATGGATCTGATGTAGGCGCATATGAAAGCTATTATTTATCTTGGTCACACGGAACTATTGGTTCTGATAAACATACCTTGGAAATACCTAACAGTTCAACTGATGTGCTGAAAGTAAATATTAGTAATAATACTCAGGTTGAACTAGTTGCAACTGAAGATTATATTGGCGTTTTTTACACAAATGATGATGGAAAGCTTTCATGTGGTGGTTGTGCAGCTTGGCCTTCTAGTGGAGATCTTTCCTTAGAGGCATTTAAAGATAATAGTGGACAAGAACCTAAATACGGTTTTACAGAAGAAGAAGAATTTATATGGTTAGTTTATGATGCAAGCAGTGAGACAGAATTTACTGCACATCCGATATGGGACTCTGGTGAAGAGAAATATGCGAATGGTCAGACTTCATATTTAGATAAACTAAAAGTATCACATCAAGAAATTGATTTTGATCAAACATGGAGCATCATTTCATCATATATTAAACCATTGTATCCTCAATTGGAATTTGTTACAAAGGACATTGAACCATGGTTAGATAGAATGTTCACATATGATAATGGTAGCGATACTGAAGTAGAATATGAACCTTCATCCTCAACAAACGATATCGGCGATATTGTAGTAGGCGAAGGCTACAAAATTAGGATGACTGATATAACTAAGACCTTAGATATTTATGGCGAAAAGGTAGAAACTGATTATGAATTTGATATTATTAAAACCTATGATATAATTGGTTTTCTTAGGATTACTGCAGGTGATGTTGAAGACATGTTTAGTGATTATGTTCCTGATGATATAGATTGGATAAAAAATGAGGATGGTTATATCTATTGGCCTGATTATTCTATAAACCAAATAAGTGATATGGAAGCAGGAGAAGGTTATACAACTGCAATAAAGTCAGGTGGTTCTACAATCACAGATTTTTCATATCCTTGGACAGCAACCAAAAGTTACTCTTTGCCTAGAGAAAAACAGGAAACAATAGTTTATACCGACTATTATAAAACATACTATTCTATGGGAGTTGTAATTCTTCCAGAAGCCTGGGATGTTTATCCAGAAGTAGGCGATGAAATTGGTGTTTTCGATTCAAATAATAATTTGTGTGGTAGTGCTGTATATGAAGGAGGTATTACAATTTTTCTTTCTCATGGCGACGATAAAGATTCAGATATTAAAGAAGGTTTAAATGAGAATGAGCCAATAACAATAAAAGTTTATTCAGCACTTACAAATATTGAAAGAATTTTTGAAGTTGAAAGTTGGGAACTTGGTGATGGCACATTCGAAGTTAACAAAAACTGCGTAGCAAATAAAATAGTTGAAACAAAACCAGAGAATAATATTTTATTTCCTGTTTCACCAAATCCTGCAAATGATTTGGTTCGTTTGAGTTTTTATTTATGCGAAGAAGGATTTGTAGATATTTCTATTTGCGATATACAAGGTAGTGTTGTTTCAAATTTAATTTCCAAAGATTTAGAAAAAGGCTACTATAGTTATACTAATCAGATAAACAATTTGAATTCAGGCTATTATATTATTAAATATTTTTTTGCTGATAAAATACATACACAGAAATTATCAGTAATCAAATTATAA
- a CDS encoding MATE family efflux transporter yields the protein MKDLTQGSEAKRILHFALPMLFGNVFQQLYNIIDSIIVGNYLGKEALGAVGASFPLIFVLISMVIGLSSGATIIIAQYFGAKNYAKVKLAIDTMNVILFISSIVVSAIGIIFSDEIFKLIKLPAEIIPQATTYFNIFILGSVTMFGFHGTAAILRGLGDSKTPLYFLILSTILNIFLDLLFIVVFGWGIEGVAIATVISQGVSFLMIVLYLNKYHKIIQISFLKINFEWEMFMRSLRIGLPSGFQQTIVSLGLLALFRIVNDFGTDTVAAYSVAGRIDSFAILPAMNFAAAFSTFVGQNLGANKAERVRKGLVATLIMTSIISVSLTLIINIFRTELMRLFSPDTNVIEIGAEYLQIVSLFYILFSVLFVFNAVFRGAGDTLMPMFITLLALWVVRVPLSVFLSQKIGVVGIWWGIPAGWGVGMTFSLVYYFIGKWKTKVIVKY from the coding sequence ATGAAAGATCTCACACAGGGAAGCGAGGCAAAAAGAATTTTGCACTTTGCACTTCCAATGCTTTTTGGCAATGTTTTCCAACAATTATATAATATTATTGATAGTATAATTGTAGGAAACTATCTTGGAAAAGAAGCATTAGGGGCAGTGGGGGCTTCGTTCCCGTTGATTTTTGTTTTAATTTCTATGGTAATCGGATTAAGCTCTGGTGCCACTATAATAATAGCTCAATATTTCGGTGCCAAAAATTATGCAAAAGTAAAGTTAGCAATTGATACTATGAATGTAATATTATTCATATCATCAATTGTTGTAAGTGCCATTGGGATAATTTTCAGCGATGAGATATTTAAATTGATAAAACTTCCGGCTGAAATTATTCCACAAGCAACTACCTATTTCAATATTTTTATTCTCGGTAGCGTAACAATGTTTGGATTCCATGGCACTGCTGCAATTCTCAGAGGTTTAGGCGATTCCAAAACTCCATTATATTTTCTTATACTTTCAACAATACTAAACATATTTTTAGATTTGTTGTTCATAGTGGTTTTCGGATGGGGAATTGAGGGAGTTGCAATTGCTACTGTCATTTCGCAAGGAGTTTCTTTTTTGATGATAGTATTATATTTGAATAAATATCATAAGATTATTCAAATTTCTTTCCTGAAAATTAATTTCGAATGGGAAATGTTTATGCGGAGTTTAAGGATAGGCTTACCCTCAGGATTTCAGCAAACTATTGTTTCGCTCGGACTTCTTGCTTTATTTCGCATTGTGAATGATTTTGGAACCGACACGGTTGCTGCCTATTCTGTTGCGGGCAGAATAGATTCTTTTGCAATATTACCTGCAATGAATTTTGCTGCTGCTTTTTCGACATTTGTGGGGCAAAATCTTGGAGCAAATAAAGCCGAACGGGTTAGAAAAGGACTTGTAGCAACATTAATAATGACCTCAATTATTTCCGTATCTCTTACTCTGATAATAAATATTTTTAGGACCGAACTAATGCGGCTCTTTAGTCCTGACACAAATGTTATTGAAATTGGAGCTGAATATCTTCAAATTGTAAGTCTGTTTTATATTTTATTCTCGGTACTATTTGTTTTTAATGCAGTTTTCAGAGGTGCAGGCGATACCCTTATGCCTATGTTTATTACTTTATTGGCTCTTTGGGTGGTAAGAGTACCATTGTCTGTTTTTCTGTCACAGAAAATCGGAGTTGTTGGTATTTGGTGGGGAATTCCTGCTGGTTGGGGCGTTGGAATGACATTCTCTTTGGTTTACTATTTTATTGGAAAATGGAAAACCAAAGTTATTGTTAAGTATTGA
- a CDS encoding universal stress protein, protein MKRIVVPIDFSEDSINALEHAIIMANKLQTHIRLIFVKKSRNFDVQFDLAKDEPEYKKSVDHYFDMLIEKFRDKYLVSGIFDYKIRTGSIYREITNQAKYDDAYLIVMGTHGVSGFEEYMIGSNAYRVVSNAPCPVITIRLGYLPSELKRFVLPIDISRETRQKVPFIAELALKFGAEVKIVGVRETNRKAVIFKIEKYCDQVYNHLISLNIKCSKELIYGDNITKITLDYAKEVDAQLVSIMTEQTESAESLWLGDYAQQMVNHSTIPVISIHNF, encoded by the coding sequence ATGAAAAGAATAGTAGTTCCAATAGATTTTTCGGAAGATTCAATAAATGCTCTTGAGCATGCTATTATTATGGCAAATAAATTGCAAACCCACATTAGACTGATTTTTGTCAAAAAAAGCCGAAACTTCGATGTGCAATTCGATTTGGCTAAAGATGAACCAGAGTACAAAAAATCTGTTGACCATTATTTTGATATGCTAATAGAAAAATTCAGAGATAAATATTTAGTATCTGGAATTTTTGACTATAAAATCAGAACAGGGAGCATTTATAGAGAAATTACAAATCAGGCAAAATATGATGATGCTTATTTAATTGTAATGGGAACTCATGGTGTTTCTGGTTTCGAGGAATATATGATAGGAAGCAACGCATATAGAGTTGTGAGCAATGCACCTTGTCCGGTAATTACTATTAGGCTTGGATATTTACCTTCCGAACTAAAACGTTTTGTTCTACCAATCGACATTAGCAGAGAAACCAGGCAAAAAGTTCCATTCATAGCCGAGCTTGCTTTAAAATTTGGAGCCGAAGTAAAGATAGTTGGAGTTAGAGAAACAAACAGAAAAGCAGTAATTTTTAAAATTGAAAAATATTGCGATCAGGTTTACAATCATTTAATTTCACTTAATATTAAATGCAGCAAAGAATTAATCTACGGCGATAATATAACAAAAATTACCTTAGACTATGCTAAGGAAGTTGATGCACAGTTAGTTTCAATAATGACCGAACAAACCGAAAGTGCCGAAAGTTTATGGTTAGGAGATTACGCTCAACAAATGGTAAATCATTCTACAATTCCGGTTATTAGCATTCATAATTTTTAA
- a CDS encoding M28 family peptidase produces the protein MKSIKIAVFFTFMLLFFACQEKPQQQQNSNSKKKISKVERISVPKFNADSAYIYVKKQCDFGPRVPNTKAHFLCSNYLKKKMENFGADVIVQETRVKAFDGTSLNIKNIIAQFSPEKKNRLLLFAHWDSRPFADHCENPEKRDSPIIGANDGASGVGILMEIGRQIGIKNTKLGIDIIFFDAEDYGYPDHKNIPHQKDTWCLGSQYWAKNIHTPNYYARYGILLDMVGAKNAMFYQEQISLYYAPSIVNKVWSAAFNLGFSNYFIFNKGGQITDDHQYVNEIANIPSIDIIQHDPSTKSNFGSYWHTHNDNFDIIDKNTLNAVGQTVLEVIYKEK, from the coding sequence ATGAAATCGATAAAAATAGCTGTATTCTTCACTTTTATGCTTTTATTTTTTGCATGTCAGGAAAAACCTCAGCAGCAACAAAATTCAAATTCAAAGAAGAAGATTTCGAAAGTTGAAAGAATTTCAGTGCCAAAATTTAATGCTGATTCTGCATATATTTATGTTAAAAAACAATGCGATTTTGGACCAAGAGTTCCAAATACCAAGGCTCATTTTTTATGCTCTAATTACTTGAAGAAAAAAATGGAAAACTTCGGAGCTGATGTAATTGTTCAAGAAACCAGAGTAAAAGCATTTGATGGCACAAGTCTAAATATTAAAAATATTATTGCACAGTTTTCTCCCGAAAAGAAAAACAGACTTTTACTATTTGCTCACTGGGACTCTCGCCCGTTTGCTGATCATTGCGAAAATCCTGAAAAACGCGACAGTCCTATAATTGGCGCAAACGATGGAGCAAGTGGTGTTGGAATATTGATGGAAATCGGAAGGCAAATTGGGATAAAAAATACAAAATTAGGAATAGATATTATTTTCTTCGATGCTGAAGATTATGGATATCCAGATCATAAAAATATTCCACACCAAAAGGACACCTGGTGTTTGGGTTCGCAGTATTGGGCAAAAAACATTCATACACCTAATTATTATGCCAGATATGGAATTTTGTTGGATATGGTAGGTGCGAAAAATGCTATGTTTTATCAGGAACAAATATCTTTGTATTATGCACCAAGTATTGTAAATAAAGTTTGGTCTGCTGCCTTTAATCTAGGATTTTCAAATTATTTCATTTTTAACAAAGGAGGACAAATTACTGACGATCATCAGTATGTAAACGAAATTGCAAATATTCCGAGCATTGATATTATACAACACGACCCAAGTACAAAATCGAATTTTGGTTCGTATTGGCACACACATAACGACAATTTCGATATTATTGATAAAAACACTCTTAATGCTGTTGGACAAACAGTTTTGGAAGTTATTTATAAGGAAAAATAG
- a CDS encoding HAMP domain-containing histidine kinase: MINIPNNIDKYLQDLLIGCQNPVFIKLSKEGKVISWEGNLEIYGIFSISKNVQIEQIVPFLDGIFPLETPLIILPNIQTEQEVYADIHIIKDQTNCWVVLLDKTQDVNKLRNILQKQNETQLMLARSSKKLDKSISIDVLNLFEVVTFERISDDVFKIVGSFPKWFVELFSDSITNRVEFIISDYFPFIQTFLPMAENHWEESDSEKVMSDRWTESNTDGEDFHLQAMAAVVNNKKLLFIQSISTSVEESQLLIQKAREKSLAYDKLAKAENALKKLLKFKDQFVSIVSHDLRSPIAAVVALSDILLQDETFFNKIDESHQSDIIDINEELKRLLDYNNKLYHWSNLELGKFQVYPKKIKLIEIGNVSRKNLSSKMQEKNIKFEMDVDEDIFVDVDEALFSQVLNNLIGNAVKFTPAGGKISLSAIQNPEQTIIKLTDTGVGMPDHARKKLFSDTFDKSTDGTGGEKGTGLGISICKKIIDAHKFEIAVESEQNVGTSFIITIYSC; encoded by the coding sequence GTGATAAATATACCTAATAATATCGATAAATATTTACAAGACTTGTTGATAGGATGTCAAAATCCTGTTTTTATAAAATTGTCTAAAGAAGGTAAAGTTATTTCATGGGAAGGAAACTTAGAAATTTATGGAATTTTCAGCATTAGCAAAAACGTTCAAATAGAACAAATAGTACCATTTCTCGATGGAATTTTTCCGCTCGAAACTCCTTTGATAATATTGCCAAATATTCAAACCGAGCAAGAAGTTTATGCCGATATTCACATAATAAAAGACCAAACGAACTGTTGGGTAGTTTTGTTAGATAAAACACAGGATGTTAACAAACTGCGAAATATTCTGCAAAAACAAAATGAGACCCAATTGATGCTTGCCCGTTCGTCGAAAAAATTAGATAAATCTATTTCAATAGACGTTTTAAACCTGTTTGAAGTAGTTACATTTGAAAGAATAAGTGATGATGTTTTTAAAATTGTGGGAAGTTTCCCAAAATGGTTTGTCGAATTATTTTCCGATTCAATTACTAATAGAGTAGAGTTTATTATTTCCGACTATTTCCCATTTATTCAAACATTTTTGCCTATGGCAGAAAACCATTGGGAAGAAAGCGATTCGGAAAAAGTCATGTCAGACAGATGGACAGAATCAAATACCGATGGCGAAGATTTTCATCTTCAGGCAATGGCAGCAGTTGTAAACAATAAGAAACTATTATTTATTCAATCAATAAGTACCTCAGTTGAAGAAAGCCAATTACTTATTCAGAAAGCAAGAGAAAAAAGTCTTGCCTACGATAAATTGGCTAAAGCTGAAAATGCACTCAAAAAACTTCTGAAGTTTAAAGACCAGTTCGTATCAATTGTATCTCACGATTTGCGTTCGCCTATTGCAGCAGTTGTTGCTCTTTCAGATATTTTGCTCCAAGACGAAACTTTTTTTAATAAAATTGACGAATCACATCAATCCGATATAATAGACATAAATGAGGAACTAAAAAGACTGTTAGATTACAACAACAAACTTTATCATTGGTCTAATCTGGAACTTGGAAAATTTCAAGTTTATCCTAAAAAAATCAAGCTAATTGAGATTGGAAATGTTTCGCGAAAAAATCTTTCCTCGAAGATGCAGGAGAAAAACATCAAGTTCGAAATGGATGTTGACGAAGATATTTTTGTAGATGTTGACGAAGCATTATTCAGCCAGGTTTTGAACAATTTGATTGGGAATGCAGTGAAATTTACTCCGGCGGGTGGAAAAATCAGTTTGTCGGCAATTCAGAATCCAGAGCAAACAATTATTAAACTTACCGACACAGGAGTTGGAATGCCCGATCATGCAAGAAAGAAATTGTTTTCAGACACTTTCGATAAAAGTACAGATGGAACAGGCGGCGAAAAAGGCACAGGTTTAGGAATAAGTATTTGTAAAAAAATTATTGATGCTCACAAATTTGAAATTGCAGTAGAATCGGAACAAAATGTTGGCACAAGTTTTATTATAACAATTTATTCTTGCTGA